In one Pseudomonas sp. R84 genomic region, the following are encoded:
- a CDS encoding sigma-54-dependent transcriptional regulator, with amino-acid sequence MRIHVSFIDRVGITQEVLAILGGRNLNLDAVEMIPPNVYIDAPTLSPQVLEELKDALFRVLGVEAVTVVDILPGQRRHLQLDALLAAMTDPVLALDSAGKVLLANPALIALYGREPAGESVSELFNDPALLDTLLEHGFRLPLREITVNGQTLLLDATPITDAGALLTLYQPNRIGEQLSALHHDHAEGFDALLGESPAIRTLKARAQRVAALDAPLLIQGETGTGKELVARACHAISARHSAPFLALNCAALPENLAESELFGYAPGAFTGAARGGKPGLMELANQGTVFLDEIGEMSPYLQAKLLRFLNDGSFRRVGGDREVKVNVRILSATHRDLEKMVSEGLFREDLFYRLNVLNVEVPPLRERGQDILLLARYFMQQACAQIQRPVCRLAPGTYPALLGNRWPGNVRQLQNVIFRAAAICESSLVDIGDLDIAGTSVARQADSDVDSLEQAVESFERALLEKLYVSYPSTRQLASRLQTSHTAIAHRLRKYGIPNKP; translated from the coding sequence ATGCGTATCCACGTCAGTTTCATCGACCGCGTCGGCATCACCCAGGAAGTCCTGGCTATCCTCGGTGGGCGCAATCTCAATCTGGATGCGGTGGAGATGATCCCGCCAAACGTCTACATCGACGCGCCAACGTTGAGCCCGCAAGTGCTCGAAGAGCTGAAAGATGCTTTGTTTCGCGTGCTCGGCGTCGAGGCGGTAACCGTGGTCGACATCCTCCCTGGCCAGCGTCGGCACTTGCAGCTCGATGCGTTGCTGGCGGCGATGACCGACCCGGTACTCGCGCTCGACAGCGCCGGCAAGGTGCTGCTGGCCAACCCGGCGTTGATCGCGTTGTACGGTCGTGAGCCGGCGGGTGAAAGCGTCTCTGAACTGTTCAACGATCCGGCCCTGCTCGACACCTTGCTCGAACACGGCTTCCGCCTGCCGCTGCGCGAAATCACCGTCAACGGTCAGACCTTGCTGCTCGACGCCACGCCGATCACCGACGCCGGCGCCCTGCTGACGCTGTACCAACCGAACCGCATCGGCGAACAACTCTCGGCACTGCACCACGACCACGCCGAAGGTTTCGATGCACTGCTTGGCGAATCCCCGGCAATCCGCACGCTCAAGGCCCGCGCGCAAAGAGTCGCCGCCCTCGACGCGCCGCTTTTGATTCAAGGCGAAACCGGCACCGGCAAAGAACTGGTCGCCCGTGCCTGCCACGCGATCAGTGCGCGGCACAGCGCGCCGTTTCTGGCGTTGAACTGCGCAGCGCTACCGGAGAACCTCGCCGAAAGCGAACTGTTCGGCTACGCCCCCGGCGCCTTCACCGGCGCGGCGCGTGGCGGCAAACCGGGGCTGATGGAACTGGCCAACCAAGGCACGGTGTTTCTCGATGAGATCGGCGAAATGTCGCCGTACTTGCAGGCCAAGCTGCTGCGCTTCTTGAACGACGGCAGCTTCCGCCGGGTGGGCGGTGATCGCGAAGTGAAGGTCAACGTGCGCATCCTTAGCGCCACTCACCGTGATCTGGAGAAAATGGTCAGCGAAGGGCTGTTTCGCGAAGACCTGTTCTATCGGCTCAACGTACTCAACGTTGAAGTGCCGCCGCTGCGTGAGCGCGGCCAGGACATTCTGCTGTTGGCGCGGTATTTCATGCAGCAGGCCTGCGCGCAGATCCAGCGCCCGGTCTGCCGCCTCGCCCCCGGGACTTACCCGGCGCTGCTCGGCAATCGCTGGCCGGGCAACGTACGGCAATTGCAGAACGTGATCTTCCGCGCGGCGGCGATTTGCGAGAGCAGCCTGGTGGATATTGGCGATCTCGATATTGCGGGCACCTCGGTCGCGCGTCAGGCTGACAGCGACGTCGACAGCCTCGAGCAAGCGGTCGAGTCGTTCGAGCGAGCGCTGCTGGAAAAACTCTACGTCAGCTATCCCTCGACCCGCCAATTGGCCAGCCGCCTGCAAACTTCGCACACCGCCATCGCCCATCGCCTGCGCAAATACGGCATCCCCAACAAGCCCTGA
- the gcvH gene encoding glycine cleavage system protein GcvH — protein MSELRFTEDHEWLRTEADGSVTVGITAFAQNALGDVVFVQLPELQAYEKGAEAATVESVKAASGVYMPLDGEVLATNPALEDSPELVNEDPLGQGWFFRFKPSDASAVAELLDQDAYDRLIKAQAEA, from the coding sequence ATGAGCGAGTTGCGTTTTACTGAAGATCACGAATGGCTGCGCACCGAAGCTGACGGCAGCGTTACTGTCGGCATCACCGCTTTCGCGCAGAACGCCCTCGGCGACGTGGTGTTCGTGCAACTGCCTGAGCTGCAGGCTTACGAAAAAGGCGCCGAAGCCGCCACCGTGGAATCGGTGAAAGCCGCCAGCGGCGTGTACATGCCTCTCGACGGTGAAGTACTGGCGACCAACCCGGCACTGGAAGACAGCCCGGAACTGGTCAACGAAGATCCGCTGGGGCAAGGCTGGTTCTTCCGCTTCAAGCCAAGCGATGCATCGGCCGTGGCCGAACTGCTCGACCAGGACGCGTACGACCGTCTGATCAAAGCCCAAGCCGAAGCCTGA
- the gcvP gene encoding aminomethyl-transferring glycine dehydrogenase, whose amino-acid sequence MSQINLGTANEFIARHIGPRAGDEQAMLNSLGFDSLEALSASVIPESIKGTSVLGMDDGLSEADALAMIKSIADKNQLFKTYIGQGYYNCHTPSPILRNLLENPAWYTAYTPYQPEISQGRLEALLNFQTMISDLTGLPIANASLLDEATAAAEAMTFCKRLSKNKGSHQFFASIHSHPQTLDVLRTRAEPLGIEVVVGDERELTDVTPFFGALLQYPASNGDVFDYRELTERFHAANALVAVAADLLALTLLTAPGEFGADVAIGSAQRFGVPLGFGGPHAAYFSTKDAFKRDMPGRLVGVSVDRFGKPALRLAMQTREQHIRREKATSNICTAQVLLANIASMYAVYHGPKGLTQIANRVHHLTAILAKGLTVLGANVEQASFFDTLTVATGAQTAALHDKAHTAQINLRVIDAQRLGLSVDETTTQADIETLWGLFADGKTLPDFAALAASVQSTIPAALVRQSPILSHPVFNRYHSETELMRYLRKLADKDLALDRTMIPLGSCTMKLNAASEMIPVTWAEFGALHPFAPAAQSAGYQQLTDELEAMLCAATGYDAISLQPNAGSQGEYAGLLAIRAYHQSRGDERRDICLIPSSAHGTNPATANMAGMRVVVTACDARGNVDIEDLRAKAIEHREHLAALMITYPSTHGVFEEGIREICGIIHDNGGQVYIDGANMNAMVGLCAPGKFGGDVSHLNLHKTFCIPHGGGGPGVGPIGVKSHLTPFLPGHGQMERKEGAVCAAPFGSASILPITWMYIRMMGGAGLKRASQLAILNANYISRRLEEHYPVLYTGSNGLVAHECILDLRPLKDSSGISVDDVAKRLIDFGFHAPTMSFPVAGTLMIEPTESESKEELDRFCDAMIRIREEIRAVENGTLDKDDNPLKNAPHTAAELVGEWTHPYSREQAVYPVASLIEGKYWPPVGRVDNVFGDRNLVCACPSIESYA is encoded by the coding sequence ATGAGCCAAATCAACCTCGGCACTGCCAACGAATTCATCGCCCGTCACATCGGCCCGCGCGCCGGTGACGAGCAAGCCATGCTCAACAGCCTCGGCTTCGACTCGCTCGAAGCCCTGAGCGCCAGCGTCATCCCGGAAAGCATCAAGGGCACCAGCGTGCTCGGCATGGACGACGGCCTCAGCGAAGCCGATGCCCTGGCGATGATCAAATCCATCGCCGACAAAAACCAGCTGTTCAAGACCTACATCGGCCAGGGCTACTACAACTGCCACACGCCGTCGCCAATCCTGCGCAACCTCCTGGAAAATCCGGCCTGGTATACCGCTTACACCCCGTACCAACCAGAAATTTCCCAGGGCCGTCTCGAAGCGCTGCTGAACTTCCAGACCATGATCAGCGACCTCACCGGCCTGCCGATCGCCAACGCCTCCCTGCTCGACGAAGCCACCGCCGCTGCCGAAGCCATGACCTTCTGCAAACGCCTGAGCAAGAACAAGGGCAGCCACCAATTCTTCGCCTCGATCCACAGCCACCCGCAAACCCTCGACGTGCTGCGCACCCGTGCCGAGCCACTGGGCATTGAAGTTGTGGTCGGCGATGAGCGTGAACTGACCGACGTGACGCCGTTCTTCGGCGCACTGCTGCAATACCCGGCGAGCAACGGTGATGTCTTCGACTACCGCGAACTGACCGAACGCTTCCACGCCGCCAACGCGCTGGTAGCCGTGGCCGCTGACCTGCTGGCCCTGACCTTGCTGACCGCCCCGGGCGAGTTCGGCGCTGACGTTGCCATCGGTTCCGCGCAACGCTTCGGCGTGCCGCTGGGCTTCGGTGGCCCGCACGCCGCTTACTTCTCCACCAAAGATGCGTTCAAACGCGACATGCCGGGCCGTCTGGTCGGTGTCTCCGTTGACCGTTTCGGCAAGCCGGCGCTGCGCCTGGCGATGCAGACCCGCGAGCAACACATCCGCCGCGAGAAGGCCACGTCGAACATCTGCACCGCACAAGTGCTGCTGGCCAACATCGCCAGCATGTACGCCGTCTACCACGGCCCGAAAGGCCTGACGCAGATCGCCAATCGCGTGCATCACCTGACCGCGATTCTGGCCAAGGGCTTGACCGTGCTGGGCGCAAACGTCGAACAAGCCAGCTTCTTCGACACCCTGACCGTGGCCACCGGTGCGCAAACCGCCGCACTGCACGACAAGGCGCACACGGCGCAGATCAACCTGCGCGTGATCGACGCTCAGCGTCTGGGCCTGTCGGTCGACGAAACCACCACGCAGGCTGACATCGAAACCCTGTGGGGCCTGTTCGCCGACGGCAAGACCCTGCCGGACTTCGCTGCTCTCGCCGCCTCGGTTCAAAGCACTATTCCTGCTGCGCTGGTACGTCAGTCGCCAATCCTCAGCCACCCGGTGTTCAATCGTTATCACTCGGAAACCGAGCTGATGCGCTACCTGCGCAAACTGGCGGACAAGGATCTGGCGCTGGATCGCACCATGATCCCGCTGGGCTCGTGCACCATGAAACTCAACGCCGCCAGCGAAATGATCCCGGTGACCTGGGCTGAATTCGGTGCGCTGCACCCGTTCGCCCCGGCCGCACAAAGTGCCGGTTACCAGCAACTGACCGATGAGCTGGAAGCGATGCTTTGCGCCGCCACCGGTTACGACGCGATCTCGCTGCAACCGAACGCCGGTTCGCAAGGTGAATACGCTGGCCTGCTGGCGATCCGCGCCTATCACCAGAGCCGCGGCGATGAGCGCCGCGACATCTGCCTGATCCCCTCGTCCGCCCACGGCACCAACCCGGCCACCGCCAACATGGCGGGCATGCGCGTGGTCGTGACCGCGTGCGATGCCCGCGGCAACGTCGACATCGAAGACCTGCGCGCCAAAGCCATCGAGCACCGCGAACACCTCGCCGCGCTGATGATCACGTACCCGTCGACCCACGGCGTGTTCGAAGAAGGCATCCGCGAAATCTGCGGGATCATTCATGACAACGGCGGCCAGGTGTACATCGACGGCGCCAACATGAACGCGATGGTCGGCCTCTGCGCACCGGGTAAGTTCGGCGGCGACGTCTCGCACCTGAACCTGCACAAAACTTTCTGCATCCCCCACGGCGGTGGCGGCCCGGGCGTCGGCCCGATTGGCGTCAAATCGCACTTGACCCCGTTCCTGCCCGGCCACGGCCAGATGGAACGCAAGGAAGGCGCGGTCTGCGCGGCACCGTTCGGCAGCGCAAGCATTCTGCCGATCACTTGGATGTACATTCGCATGATGGGCGGCGCAGGCCTGAAACGCGCTTCGCAACTGGCGATCCTCAACGCCAACTACATTTCCCGTCGCCTCGAAGAGCACTATCCAGTGCTGTACACCGGCAGCAACGGTCTGGTGGCGCACGAATGCATCCTCGATCTGCGTCCGTTGAAAGACAGCAGCGGCATCAGCGTCGATGACGTCGCCAAGCGCCTGATCGACTTCGGCTTCCACGCCCCGACCATGTCATTCCCGGTTGCTGGCACGCTGATGATCGAGCCGACCGAAAGCGAATCCAAGGAAGAACTGGACCGCTTCTGCGACGCCATGATCCGCATCCGCGAAGAAATCCGCGCGGTGGAAAACGGTACGCTGGACAAGGACGACAACCCGCTGAAAAACGCCCCGCACACAGCGGCTGAGCTGGTTGGCGAGTGGACTCACCCGTACAGCCGCGAGCAGGCCGTTTATCCGGTAGCATCGCTGATTGAAGGCAAATACTGGCCACCGGTCGGTCGCGTCGACAACGTCTTCGGTGATCGCAACCTGGTGTGCGCCTGCCCGTCGATCGAAAGCTACGCTTAA
- a CDS encoding L-serine ammonia-lyase: MSLSVFDLFKIGIGPSSSHTVGPMRAAARFAEGLQRENLLTTTASVRVELYGSLGATGKGHGSDKAVLLGLEGEHPDTVDTETVAARLQEIRGNARLNLLGEQSIAFNEKEHLAMIRKPLAYHPNGMIFRAFDAAGLQIRSREYYSVGGGFVVDEDAAGADRIVEDATPLTFPFKSAKDLLGHCATYGLSISQVMLTNESAWRSEAETRAGLLKIWQVMQDCVAAGCRNEGILPGGLKVKRRAAALHRQLCKNPESALRDPLSVLDWVNLYALAVNEENANGGRVVTAPTNGAAGIIPAVLHYYMRFIPGANDDGVVRFLLTAAAIGILYKENASISGAEVGCQGEVGVACSMAAGALCEVLGGSVQQVENAAEIGMEHNLGLTCDPIGGLVQVPCIERNAMGSVKAINAVRMAMRGDGQHFVSLDKVIRTMRQTGADMKSKYKETARGGLAVNIIEC, encoded by the coding sequence ATGTCGTTAAGCGTGTTCGACCTGTTCAAGATTGGCATCGGCCCCTCCAGTTCCCACACCGTCGGCCCGATGCGCGCAGCCGCACGTTTCGCCGAAGGCCTGCAACGTGAAAACCTGCTGACCACCACCGCCAGCGTTCGCGTTGAACTCTACGGTTCCCTAGGCGCCACTGGTAAAGGTCACGGCAGCGACAAAGCCGTGCTGCTCGGCCTCGAAGGCGAGCACCCCGATACCGTCGATACCGAAACCGTCGCCGCGCGCCTGCAAGAGATTCGCGGTAACGCCCGACTCAACCTGCTCGGTGAACAGAGCATTGCGTTCAACGAGAAAGAACACCTGGCAATGATCCGCAAGCCGCTGGCCTATCACCCCAACGGTATGATCTTCCGCGCCTTCGATGCGGCGGGCCTGCAGATTCGCAGCCGCGAGTACTACTCGGTCGGTGGTGGTTTTGTCGTCGATGAAGACGCGGCCGGTGCCGACCGCATCGTCGAAGACGCCACACCACTGACTTTCCCGTTCAAAAGTGCCAAGGACCTGCTCGGTCATTGCGCCACCTACGGTCTGTCGATCAGCCAGGTGATGCTGACCAACGAAAGTGCCTGGCGCTCGGAGGCGGAAACCCGCGCCGGCCTGTTGAAAATCTGGCAGGTGATGCAGGACTGCGTCGCTGCGGGCTGCCGTAACGAAGGTATTTTGCCCGGCGGCTTGAAGGTCAAACGTCGTGCGGCAGCGCTGCATCGGCAACTGTGCAAAAACCCGGAATCAGCGTTGCGCGATCCGTTGTCGGTGCTCGACTGGGTCAACCTCTACGCCTTGGCGGTCAACGAAGAAAACGCCAACGGCGGGCGTGTGGTTACCGCACCCACCAACGGCGCGGCCGGGATCATTCCAGCGGTGCTGCATTACTACATGCGTTTTATCCCCGGCGCGAACGACGACGGCGTCGTGCGCTTTCTGCTGACCGCTGCGGCCATCGGCATTCTCTACAAGGAAAACGCCTCGATCTCCGGCGCCGAAGTCGGCTGCCAAGGTGAAGTCGGCGTGGCCTGTTCGATGGCGGCCGGGGCGTTGTGCGAAGTGCTTGGTGGCAGCGTGCAGCAAGTCGAGAACGCGGCGGAAATCGGCATGGAGCACAACCTCGGCCTGACCTGCGACCCGATTGGCGGACTGGTGCAGGTGCCGTGCATCGAGCGCAATGCCATGGGTTCGGTGAAAGCCATCAACGCGGTACGCATGGCCATGAGAGGCGACGGTCAGCATTTCGTCTCCCTCGACAAAGTCATCCGCACCATGCGCCAGACCGGCGCCGACATGAAAAGCAAATACAAAGAGACCGCCCGCGGCGGTCTGGCGGTCAACATTATCGAATGCTGA
- the gcvT gene encoding glycine cleavage system aminomethyltransferase GcvT, with amino-acid sequence MSTEQLSKTPLHALHLELGARMVPFAGYDMPVQYPLGVMKEHQHTREQAGLFDVSHMGQIRLTGANAAKALETLVPVDIIDLPVGMQRYAMFTNETGGILDDLMVANLGNDELFLVVNAACKDQDLAHLQKHIGDQCTITELFEERALLALQGPAAVTVLARLAPSVEKMTFMQFTRVSLLGVDCFVSRSGYTGEDGFEISVPAADAEKLARALLAEPEVQAIGLGARDSLRLEAGLCLYGHDMNTETTPIEASLLWAISKPRRADGARAGGFPGAENVFAQQQNGVARKRVGLLPQERTPVREGAEIVNEAGEIIGSVCSGGFGPTLGGPLAMGYLDSAYVTLDTAVWAIVRGKKVQMLVSKMPFVPQRYYRG; translated from the coding sequence ATGTCCACCGAACAACTGTCGAAAACCCCGCTGCACGCTCTGCACCTCGAACTCGGCGCCCGCATGGTGCCGTTCGCCGGCTACGACATGCCGGTGCAGTACCCGCTTGGCGTGATGAAAGAACACCAACACACCCGTGAGCAGGCCGGGCTGTTCGATGTCTCGCACATGGGCCAGATTCGCCTGACCGGCGCCAACGCCGCCAAAGCCCTGGAAACCCTGGTGCCGGTGGACATCATCGACCTGCCGGTGGGTATGCAGCGTTACGCGATGTTCACCAACGAGACCGGTGGCATTCTCGACGACCTGATGGTCGCCAATCTCGGCAACGACGAACTGTTCCTGGTGGTTAACGCCGCGTGCAAGGATCAGGATCTTGCACATTTGCAAAAACACATCGGGGATCAGTGCACCATTACGGAGCTGTTCGAAGAGCGTGCACTGCTGGCATTGCAAGGTCCGGCGGCGGTCACCGTGCTGGCGCGACTGGCACCTTCGGTTGAAAAAATGACTTTTATGCAGTTCACCCGTGTGAGTCTGCTGGGTGTCGACTGCTTCGTCAGCCGTTCGGGCTACACCGGTGAAGACGGTTTCGAAATCTCCGTTCCGGCCGCCGACGCGGAAAAACTCGCCCGCGCCCTGCTCGCTGAACCGGAAGTCCAGGCCATCGGCCTCGGTGCCCGCGATTCGCTGCGCCTGGAAGCCGGCCTGTGCCTGTATGGCCACGACATGAACACCGAGACCACGCCGATCGAAGCCAGCCTGTTATGGGCGATCTCCAAGCCACGCCGCGCTGATGGCGCGCGGGCAGGCGGTTTCCCGGGCGCGGAGAACGTTTTCGCCCAGCAACAGAATGGCGTAGCGCGCAAACGCGTCGGCCTGCTGCCACAAGAACGTACACCCGTGCGTGAAGGCGCAGAAATCGTCAACGAAGCCGGCGAGATCATCGGCAGCGTGTGCAGCGGCGGTTTCGGTCCGACACTGGGCGGGCCGTTGGCAATGGGTTACCTCGACAGTGCTTATGTCACGCTCGATACAGCGGTCTGGGCAATCGTACGTGGGAAAAAGGTGCAAATGCTTGTAAGCAAAATGCCATTTGTTCCACAACGCTACTATCGCGGTTGA
- a CDS encoding cold-shock protein, translating to MSTRQSGTVKWFNDEKGFGFITPESGPDLFVHFRAIQGNGFKSLKEGQKVTFVAVQGQKGMQADEVQAEA from the coding sequence ATGTCCACACGTCAGAGCGGTACCGTCAAGTGGTTTAACGACGAGAAAGGTTTTGGTTTTATCACTCCAGAAAGCGGTCCGGATCTGTTCGTGCATTTCCGCGCCATTCAGGGCAACGGCTTCAAAAGCCTGAAAGAAGGCCAGAAAGTGACCTTCGTTGCTGTGCAGGGCCAGAAAGGCATGCAGGCTGACGAAGTACAAGCAGAAGCCTGA
- a CDS encoding RDD family protein: MSKNLLTPQGNFPPVGLGRRLAAMFYDFLLCTALLIVTGGIYKMIQAAIIGEERLRIMTDAGKLDGDPLYSTVLLLVLFGFFAKFWTHGGQTLGMQVWGIRVQNANGTAISLWQALLRFMVSIASWLCVGLGFFWSLYDKQKRTWHDIYSDTRVVRVPKKQK, translated from the coding sequence ATGTCGAAAAACCTGCTCACGCCCCAAGGGAACTTTCCTCCCGTTGGCCTTGGTCGTCGTCTGGCAGCGATGTTCTATGACTTCCTGTTGTGCACTGCCCTGTTGATCGTGACCGGTGGCATCTACAAGATGATCCAGGCGGCAATCATCGGCGAAGAGCGACTGCGGATCATGACCGACGCCGGCAAGCTCGATGGCGATCCTCTGTATTCGACAGTGCTGCTGCTGGTGCTGTTTGGATTTTTCGCCAAGTTCTGGACCCATGGCGGGCAGACATTGGGCATGCAGGTGTGGGGGATCCGCGTGCAGAACGCCAACGGCACGGCAATCAGCCTGTGGCAGGCGCTGCTGCGCTTCATGGTGTCGATTGCGTCGTGGTTGTGCGTGGGGCTGGGGTTCTTCTGGTCGCTGTATGACAAGCAGAAGCGCACGTGGCATGACATCTATTCCGATACTCGCGTGGTGCGAGTCCCGAAGAAACAAAAGTAA
- the nadA gene encoding quinolinate synthase NadA: MTQISERLLVQAHLDAKQPKPLTAEEEAYYRSAIAAELKAQDAVLVAHFYCDPVIQALAEETGGCVSDSLEMARFGNAHPAKTVVVAGVKFMGETAKILNPEKRVLMPTLEATCSLDLGCPVDEFSAFCDQHPERTVVVYANTSAAVKARADWVVTSSCALEIVESLMDNGETIIWGPDKHLGTYIQRKTGADMLLWDGACIVHEEFKSKQLEDMKALYPDAAILVHPESPTSVIELADAVGSTSQLIAAAQSLPNKTLIVATDRGIFYKMQQLCPDKVFIEAPTAGNGAACRSCAHCPWMAMNTLERTLKSLKEGTNEIFVDPALIPQAIRPLKRMLDFTQAARMKLAGNA, encoded by the coding sequence ATGACGCAGATTTCCGAACGCCTTCTGGTTCAAGCCCATCTCGATGCCAAACAGCCCAAACCGCTGACGGCCGAGGAAGAGGCTTATTACCGTTCTGCCATCGCCGCCGAGCTCAAGGCTCAGGACGCGGTGCTGGTGGCCCACTTTTATTGCGACCCGGTGATTCAGGCTTTGGCCGAAGAAACCGGTGGCTGTGTCTCTGACTCCCTGGAAATGGCTCGCTTCGGTAACGCTCACCCGGCGAAGACCGTGGTGGTCGCCGGCGTGAAGTTCATGGGCGAGACCGCGAAGATTCTCAACCCGGAAAAACGCGTGCTGATGCCAACCCTGGAGGCGACTTGCTCGCTGGATCTGGGTTGCCCGGTCGACGAGTTCTCGGCGTTCTGTGATCAGCACCCGGAGCGCACGGTGGTGGTCTATGCCAACACTTCTGCGGCGGTCAAAGCCCGGGCTGACTGGGTAGTGACGTCGAGTTGCGCGCTGGAAATCGTCGAAAGTCTGATGGACAACGGCGAGACCATCATCTGGGGGCCGGACAAGCACCTCGGCACCTATATTCAGCGCAAGACCGGCGCCGACATGCTGCTGTGGGACGGTGCCTGCATCGTTCACGAGGAGTTCAAGTCCAAGCAGCTCGAAGACATGAAAGCGTTGTACCCGGATGCTGCGATCCTCGTGCACCCGGAATCGCCAACGTCGGTGATCGAGTTGGCGGACGCCGTCGGTTCTACGAGTCAGTTGATCGCTGCCGCGCAGAGCCTGCCGAACAAGACGCTGATCGTCGCGACCGACCGTGGCATCTTCTACAAGATGCAGCAGTTGTGCCCGGACAAGGTCTTTATCGAGGCGCCAACTGCCGGTAACGGCGCAGCCTGCCGCAGTTGCGCGCATTGCCCGTGGATGGCCATGAACACCCTTGAGCGCACGCTCAAGAGCTTGAAGGAAGGCACGAATGAGATCTTTGTTGATCCGGCGTTGATTCCGCAGGCGATTCGGCCGTTGAAGCGCATGCTCGACTTTACCCAGGCAGCGCGGATGAAGCTGGCCGGTAACGCCTGA
- the queC gene encoding 7-cyano-7-deazaguanine synthase QueC encodes MTEQLNTTEKRAVILLSGGLDSATVVAMARAQGYSCYTMSFDYGQRSHAELHAAARVARDLGVVEHKVIGLNLNGMGGSALTDSSIDIPEELGEGIPVTYVPARNTVFLSLALGWAEVLGAREIFIGVNAVDYSGYPDCRPEFIESFERMANLATKAGVEGNGFRIQAPLQNLSKAQIVEAGVKLGVDYGLTVSCYQADDDGRACGKCDSCRLRAEGFAAAGVSDPTPYF; translated from the coding sequence ATGACCGAACAACTGAACACCACTGAAAAACGTGCGGTCATCCTGCTGTCCGGTGGCCTGGATTCGGCGACTGTTGTAGCCATGGCTCGCGCGCAAGGCTACAGCTGCTACACCATGAGCTTCGATTACGGCCAGCGTTCCCATGCCGAATTGCACGCCGCCGCACGCGTCGCCCGCGACTTGGGTGTGGTCGAGCACAAGGTGATTGGCCTGAACCTCAATGGCATGGGCGGCTCAGCCCTGACCGACAGCAGCATCGACATCCCCGAAGAGCTGGGTGAAGGCATTCCAGTGACGTACGTGCCGGCGCGTAACACGGTGTTCCTGTCGCTGGCATTGGGTTGGGCGGAAGTACTCGGTGCCCGCGAGATCTTCATTGGTGTCAACGCGGTGGACTATTCCGGTTACCCGGATTGCCGTCCCGAGTTCATTGAGTCGTTCGAGCGCATGGCCAATCTGGCGACCAAGGCCGGTGTTGAAGGCAATGGCTTCCGCATCCAGGCGCCGTTGCAGAACCTGAGCAAGGCACAGATTGTCGAGGCGGGCGTTAAGCTCGGCGTTGACTATGGCCTCACCGTGTCCTGCTATCAGGCCGACGATGACGGCCGCGCGTGCGGTAAATGCGACAGCTGCCGCCTGCGCGCAGAGGGCTTTGCAGCGGCTGGTGTGAGTGACCCAACACCTTATTTTTGA
- the queE gene encoding 7-carboxy-7-deazaguanine synthase QueE produces the protein MQDTLRITEVFYSLQGETRTAGLPTVFVRLTGCPLRCQYCDSAYAFSGGTVRTLDDILEQVAGFRPRYVCVTGGEPLAQPNAIPLLKQLCDAGYEVSLETSGALDVSAVDPRVSRVVDLKTPDSKEAHRNRYENIELLTPNDQVKFVICSRDDYDWAVSKLIQYGLDRRAGEVLFSPSHHDLNARDLADWVVADNLPVRLQLQLHKYLWNDEPGR, from the coding sequence ATGCAAGACACATTGAGAATCACCGAAGTTTTCTACTCTTTGCAGGGGGAAACGCGGACTGCCGGGCTGCCCACTGTTTTTGTGCGCCTGACCGGTTGCCCTTTGCGTTGCCAATACTGCGACAGCGCCTATGCCTTCAGTGGCGGTACCGTGCGCACCCTCGACGACATCCTTGAGCAGGTGGCCGGATTTCGCCCGCGCTACGTTTGCGTCACCGGCGGTGAGCCGCTGGCACAGCCGAACGCCATTCCTTTGCTCAAACAGTTGTGTGATGCCGGTTATGAGGTTTCGCTGGAAACCAGCGGCGCCCTCGACGTCTCGGCGGTCGATCCGCGCGTCAGTCGCGTTGTCGACCTGAAGACGCCGGATTCGAAAGAAGCCCATCGCAACCGTTACGAGAACATCGAACTGCTGACGCCCAACGATCAGGTGAAGTTTGTCATCTGCTCGCGGGACGACTATGACTGGGCCGTCTCCAAACTGATTCAGTACGGTCTCGATCGGCGTGCCGGTGAAGTGCTGTTTTCCCCAAGCCACCATGACCTCAATGCTAGGGATCTGGCGGACTGGGTGGTGGCGGACAACCTGCCGGTGCGGTTGCAATTGCAGTTGCATAAATATCTATGGAATGACGAGCCGGGGCGCTGA